A genomic window from Nosocomiicoccus massiliensis includes:
- a CDS encoding glycine C-acetyltransferase has translation MSKTLQEYLNQNLTELKDNGLYNEIDVVEGANGPIINIDGKELINLSSNNYLGLATDEEMKAVAKEAIDSHGVGAGAVRTINGTMDLHRDLEEKLAKFKGTEAVIALTSGFNANQGAIPAIMKKGDAILSDELNHASIIDGCRLSGAKIIRVNHNDPEDLRKKAKEATESGEYNKVMYITDGVFSMDGDVVNLPEMIKVAKEFDLITYVDDAHGSGVMGKGAGTVKHFGLEKEVDLQMGTLSKAIGVVGGYVAGSKDLVDYLKVAARPFLFSTALTPADTAAITKAVEKLMASTELHDKLWENGNYLKQGLKDAGFDIGNSETPITPVIIGEEKKAQEFSRRLQEKGVYAKSIVFPTVPRGTGRVRNMPTAAHTKEMLDQAIEIYTEVGKELGII, from the coding sequence ATGTCAAAGACTTTACAAGAGTATTTAAATCAGAATTTAACTGAATTAAAGGATAACGGTCTATACAACGAAATCGACGTTGTAGAAGGTGCGAACGGTCCAATTATCAATATCGATGGAAAAGAATTAATTAACTTATCGTCAAATAACTATCTCGGTCTTGCAACAGATGAAGAAATGAAAGCAGTTGCAAAAGAAGCAATCGACTCACACGGTGTCGGTGCAGGAGCTGTACGTACGATTAACGGTACGATGGATCTTCATAGAGATTTAGAAGAAAAACTTGCGAAGTTTAAAGGTACAGAAGCGGTTATTGCGTTAACGTCAGGTTTTAACGCAAACCAAGGTGCAATTCCTGCAATTATGAAAAAAGGAGACGCTATTCTTTCTGACGAATTAAACCACGCGAGTATTATCGATGGATGTCGTTTATCTGGTGCGAAAATTATTCGTGTAAATCATAACGATCCAGAAGATTTACGTAAAAAAGCAAAAGAAGCGACAGAATCAGGCGAATACAATAAAGTAATGTATATTACAGACGGTGTATTTTCAATGGACGGAGACGTCGTAAACTTACCTGAAATGATTAAAGTCGCAAAGGAATTCGATCTTATTACGTACGTCGACGATGCGCACGGGTCAGGTGTTATGGGTAAAGGTGCCGGAACAGTAAAACACTTCGGCTTAGAAAAAGAAGTCGACTTACAAATGGGTACTTTATCTAAAGCGATTGGTGTCGTAGGAGGATACGTTGCGGGTTCTAAAGATTTAGTCGACTACTTAAAAGTTGCAGCACGCCCGTTCTTATTCTCAACAGCGCTAACACCAGCAGATACTGCAGCAATTACAAAAGCTGTTGAAAAATTAATGGCATCAACTGAACTTCATGACAAACTTTGGGAAAATGGAAACTACTTAAAACAAGGCTTAAAAGATGCTGGATTTGACATCGGAAACTCTGAAACACCGATTACTCCAGTTATTATTGGTGAAGAAAAGAAAGCACAAGAGTTTTCACGTCGCCTACAAGAAAAAGGCGTATACGCGAAATCGATTGTATTCCCAACAGTACCAAGAGGTACAGGGCGTGTGAGAAACATGCCAACAGCAGCACACACTAAAGAAATGCTCGATCAAGCAATCGAAATTTACACAGAAGTCGGTAAAGAACTCGGCATCATTTAA
- a CDS encoding alanine/glycine:cation symporter family protein — protein MLDQFLVFVDKVNGVIWGPAALVFLGLVGIYLTVGTKFVHIKNFFKIIKQSFSGLNDDKDEKQDGDLTSLQSMFVSLSSVIGMGSVVGVASALISGGPGALLWMWIAAFIGMVIKYSEIILIVMFREQKSDGTYVGGPALYVRKGLGLKYLGEVIVVLMVLVCLASAMIQSNVTVSNMTNIAPHLSNYLYILAAVNVVIVGIVIVGGVKRIGSVAEKLIPFMSLFYIIVATIVIIIHYKDIIPAVQLVFSSAFSPAEAGAGFAGYGIMKAMQYGIARGFFVSGAGQAVFTVSHAPARVKNPVEQAVFGVTEVFLVTVVCTFTALALLTSGVELEGQDAGIIVAQVFGDISPILGIAVGIATILFAYSTVIGLGYVGESQLSTITSTKKARIYRYIFLVAVYIGGIGGLKAIWDLTDVFLGLVMFVNLIVMLLLSKKIFKASNDYWGDEGQSSGLTAGCSKNKK, from the coding sequence ATGTTAGATCAATTTTTGGTGTTCGTTGATAAGGTGAACGGCGTCATATGGGGGCCGGCGGCCTTAGTGTTTTTAGGTCTCGTCGGGATTTACTTAACCGTTGGTACGAAGTTCGTACATATTAAAAATTTCTTTAAAATTATTAAACAGTCGTTTAGTGGGTTAAATGACGATAAAGATGAAAAACAAGATGGCGACTTAACATCGTTACAGTCAATGTTTGTATCGTTATCATCTGTCATCGGTATGGGAAGTGTCGTTGGTGTTGCGAGCGCGTTAATTAGCGGAGGGCCTGGTGCACTTCTTTGGATGTGGATCGCTGCCTTTATCGGAATGGTGATTAAATACTCTGAGATTATTTTAATCGTCATGTTCCGTGAGCAAAAAAGCGACGGTACATATGTCGGAGGACCTGCGTTATACGTGCGTAAAGGTCTTGGCCTAAAATATTTAGGTGAAGTAATCGTTGTACTTATGGTACTTGTCTGTCTCGCGAGTGCGATGATTCAGTCTAACGTGACGGTGTCGAACATGACAAATATCGCGCCACACTTATCGAACTACCTGTATATCTTAGCAGCAGTTAACGTCGTGATTGTTGGGATTGTCATTGTCGGTGGTGTTAAACGTATCGGAAGTGTCGCAGAAAAACTCATTCCGTTTATGTCGCTTTTCTACATTATCGTCGCGACGATTGTGATTATTATTCACTATAAAGATATTATCCCTGCAGTCCAGCTTGTGTTTTCATCGGCATTTAGTCCGGCTGAAGCAGGTGCAGGATTTGCAGGTTACGGAATTATGAAAGCTATGCAGTATGGTATCGCGCGTGGATTTTTCGTTTCAGGAGCAGGGCAAGCAGTATTCACAGTATCTCACGCGCCAGCTCGTGTTAAAAATCCAGTCGAACAAGCAGTGTTTGGTGTAACAGAAGTATTTTTAGTCACTGTCGTCTGTACATTTACAGCGCTCGCTCTACTGACGAGTGGAGTTGAACTAGAAGGACAAGACGCGGGGATAATCGTTGCACAAGTATTCGGAGATATTTCTCCGATATTAGGTATCGCAGTTGGTATCGCGACGATTTTATTTGCATATAGTACTGTAATCGGACTTGGCTACGTCGGTGAATCGCAACTTTCGACAATTACTTCAACTAAGAAAGCGCGCATCTACCGCTATATCTTTTTAGTTGCAGTATACATTGGTGGAATCGGCGGATTAAAAGCCATTTGGGATTTAACAGACGTCTTCTTAGGACTTGTCATGTTCGTAAACTTAATCGTTATGCTTCTTTTAAGTAAAAAGATATTCAAAGCGAGCAATGATTACTGGGGAGATGAAGGACAAAGTAGCGGACTCACTGCAGGATGCAGCAAAAACAAAAAATAA
- a CDS encoding DUF1806 family protein, which translates to MGLKRIDEAEVQRLLDAHKNEPVYLYAEVTSGVYASHNDDTKFNAGTFVRNVQITYTEGTLKGGGNFEYRVGLKLDNDGWVYVTGLSHYTVEDGVFILHGIDHDGKLAAALEISREKLKK; encoded by the coding sequence ATGGGATTAAAACGAATAGATGAAGCTGAAGTACAACGCCTACTCGACGCACATAAAAACGAACCTGTTTACTTATACGCTGAAGTAACGAGTGGCGTGTATGCAAGCCATAACGATGATACGAAATTTAATGCGGGCACGTTTGTCCGAAACGTCCAAATCACGTACACTGAGGGGACGCTTAAAGGTGGCGGTAATTTTGAATACCGCGTTGGCCTTAAACTCGACAATGACGGATGGGTATACGTGACTGGTCTGTCTCATTACACTGTTGAGGACGGGGTCTTTATCCTACATGGTATTGACCACGACGGAAAACTTGCTGCTGCATTAGAAATTAGTCGAGAGAAACTGAAAAAATAA
- a CDS encoding HAD family hydrolase, with product MIAYDKDGTLLNYEKIWTPFAKASLDAFEAHFDLGYDEAFRREVGFVDEKIQPNSMLASGTGRDIQNAYDRRAYGGGDWAEEYYLKHVHKYLNNMELLPGAVEALREGQRLGYKNAIVTSDSRLSTEAFLKKFNLNELVDFVIAGDDSIYSKPDVEVLDTIIEAGYTYDEIAVVGDNYTDTQLGKDDGVTTIGVLSGTSTREFLSDAHHIVDGVHELFNGGKFIV from the coding sequence GTGATCGCTTATGACAAAGACGGCACATTATTAAATTACGAAAAAATATGGACGCCGTTCGCGAAGGCGAGTTTAGACGCGTTTGAAGCACATTTTGACCTTGGATATGACGAGGCGTTTAGACGTGAGGTCGGGTTTGTTGATGAAAAAATTCAGCCGAACTCGATGCTTGCTTCTGGAACAGGGCGAGACATTCAAAATGCATATGATAGACGCGCATATGGTGGTGGCGATTGGGCAGAAGAGTATTATTTAAAACACGTTCATAAATACTTAAATAACATGGAGCTACTTCCTGGTGCTGTTGAAGCGTTAAGAGAAGGACAGCGACTCGGCTATAAAAATGCGATTGTGACGTCTGACTCGAGACTAAGTACAGAAGCATTTTTAAAGAAATTTAATTTAAACGAACTCGTCGATTTTGTGATTGCTGGAGATGATTCAATCTATTCTAAGCCAGACGTTGAAGTTTTGGATACGATCATTGAAGCGGGTTATACGTATGATGAAATCGCAGTTGTCGGAGATAATTATACGGATACGCAACTTGGAAAAGATGATGGTGTCACGACAATCGGTGTGTTAAGTGGCACGTCGACTCGAGAGTTTTTAAGTGACGCTCACCATATTGTTGACGGTGTTCATGAATTATTTAACGGTGGGAAGTTTATCGTCTAA
- the bshB2 gene encoding bacillithiol biosynthesis deacetylase BshB2 produces the protein MSLEKENHVLIIYPHPDDEAFGVAGTIMTYRDMGVPVTYACLTYGDMGRNIGNPPVTRETLSKLRKQEQLEAARLMDLDVRFLDYRDKTLEFENQELLENDIRKVIEDTEPTRLITFYPGYSVHPDHEATAEAVLNVVAEMEESKRPTLTLVAFDKRTFADLGEPTLQTDIKKYAERKKEVLAAHKSQTEKLLIELCKDTQFSKEARERWFEKENFYYYDINDWKNKE, from the coding sequence ATGTCACTTGAAAAAGAAAATCATGTACTAATTATTTACCCTCACCCAGACGACGAAGCGTTTGGTGTTGCAGGAACGATAATGACGTACCGAGATATGGGCGTGCCGGTGACGTATGCGTGCTTAACGTATGGTGATATGGGGCGCAACATCGGTAACCCACCAGTGACGCGTGAAACACTGTCTAAATTACGTAAACAAGAACAACTAGAAGCGGCACGACTCATGGATTTAGACGTGAGATTTTTAGATTATAGAGATAAGACACTCGAGTTTGAAAATCAAGAATTACTTGAAAATGATATACGAAAAGTAATTGAAGACACAGAGCCAACGCGTTTAATTACATTTTACCCGGGATACAGCGTACACCCGGATCACGAAGCGACTGCTGAAGCAGTATTGAACGTCGTCGCTGAAATGGAAGAAAGTAAGCGCCCAACGCTAACGCTCGTCGCATTTGATAAGCGTACGTTTGCTGATTTAGGCGAACCAACACTTCAAACGGATATTAAAAAGTATGCTGAACGTAAAAAAGAAGTACTCGCTGCACATAAATCTCAAACAGAAAAGCTGTTAATCGAGCTATGTAAAGATACTCAATTTAGTAAAGAGGCACGCGAGCGTTGGTTTGAGAAAGAAAACTTCTATTATTACGATATTAATGATTGGAAAAATAAGGAGTAG
- a CDS encoding M20 metallopeptidase family protein codes for MTIEKLVSNYESDMVETRRYLHQHPELSFQEEKTYQFILDRLKSYDGIEIKERVGENDDNDGKGIFASFGSGRPHIAFRADFDALPIQDKKDVPYKSTVDGVMHACGHDAHTTTLLTLVDAVSKFKDKLNGKVSFIFQYGEEEPPGGAEAMIKDRILDDVDFVYGQHYWSQFDTHEIHSTSGALIASPDKFRITIQGRGGHAAYPQRNIDAILIASELIVNLQSVVSRQISLIDRAVVTFGHIKAGDTFNVMPDRVVLEGTVRTFDHDVREEIVKIFEREIEAATKKRGAEADFFYHRGFPPVINHEREVGIVEEAAKSLGLNYTDTKPLMIGEDFSFYIQDTPGAFFLTGSGNESKNSTYAHHHEMFDLDEDAMLSALKMFMKIIELENIITWDE; via the coding sequence ATGACGATTGAAAAACTCGTTTCTAACTATGAAAGTGACATGGTCGAGACTAGACGCTATCTCCACCAACATCCCGAACTTTCATTTCAAGAAGAAAAAACATATCAATTTATATTAGATCGTTTAAAGTCGTATGATGGCATTGAAATTAAAGAGCGTGTCGGTGAAAACGACGACAACGACGGTAAAGGTATCTTTGCAAGTTTTGGTAGCGGGCGTCCGCACATTGCGTTTCGTGCCGATTTTGACGCGTTACCAATACAAGATAAAAAAGACGTGCCGTACAAATCTACTGTGGACGGAGTGATGCATGCGTGTGGACATGACGCGCATACGACGACACTTCTCACACTCGTCGACGCTGTCTCAAAATTTAAAGATAAATTAAATGGTAAGGTGAGTTTCATCTTCCAATACGGTGAAGAAGAACCACCAGGTGGCGCTGAAGCGATGATTAAAGATCGTATTTTAGATGACGTCGATTTTGTCTACGGCCAACATTACTGGAGTCAGTTCGATACACATGAAATTCACTCTACGAGTGGTGCATTAATTGCGAGCCCTGATAAATTTAGAATTACGATTCAAGGCCGTGGTGGGCATGCAGCGTATCCACAAAGAAACATCGACGCGATTTTAATTGCGAGCGAGTTAATAGTGAATTTACAGTCGGTCGTATCCCGTCAAATTTCACTGATTGACCGTGCGGTTGTAACGTTTGGTCATATTAAAGCTGGGGACACATTCAACGTCATGCCAGACCGCGTCGTATTAGAAGGAACAGTACGCACGTTTGACCACGACGTCAGAGAAGAAATCGTAAAAATTTTCGAGCGTGAAATTGAGGCTGCAACTAAAAAACGTGGTGCTGAAGCTGATTTCTTTTACCATAGAGGATTCCCACCAGTAATCAACCACGAAAGAGAAGTTGGTATCGTAGAGGAAGCAGCAAAATCACTCGGCTTAAATTACACAGACACAAAACCTTTAATGATTGGTGAAGACTTCTCGTTTTACATTCAAGATACTCCGGGTGCGTTCTTCTTAACAGGTTCAGGTAATGAAAGTAAAAATTCAACGTACGCGCACCATCATGAAATGTTTGACTTAGATGAAGACGCGATGTTGTCCGCTTTAAAAATGTTTATGAAAATTATTGAGCTAGAAAATATCATTACATGGGACGAGTAA
- the thiD gene encoding bifunctional hydroxymethylpyrimidine kinase/phosphomethylpyrimidine kinase has product MTQKKVLTIAGTDVSGGAGYAADVKTFEDHDLYGFCALTTIVSMDPNTWSHRVHHVPLEVLDEQLETALSLSPNTVKTGMLPNEDVISRASEAIKKSDAEFFIFDPVMVCKGDDTVLNPGVVDSMQKELLPISTIVTPNLVEAGNLAGMKTPKTVEEVKEAAKKIYEYGPKYVVIKGGTDLQVDEALDIFYDGESFYGLYADKLEKAYNHGAGCTFAAAVASNFTNGLEPLEAVKAAKAFVASAIKHGSQMNEHVGVVRHNAYNKVGTVDVQVKPL; this is encoded by the coding sequence ATGACGCAGAAAAAAGTACTTACAATTGCGGGAACAGACGTCTCAGGAGGCGCTGGTTACGCAGCTGATGTAAAGACATTTGAAGATCATGATTTATACGGTTTTTGTGCACTCACAACGATCGTGTCAATGGATCCAAATACGTGGTCACACCGCGTACACCATGTTCCATTAGAAGTGTTAGATGAACAACTCGAAACAGCACTTTCGCTAAGCCCAAATACAGTTAAAACAGGAATGCTCCCAAATGAGGACGTCATTTCACGCGCAAGCGAAGCAATCAAAAAAAGTGACGCGGAGTTTTTCATCTTTGACCCAGTGATGGTATGTAAAGGTGACGACACAGTATTAAACCCAGGTGTTGTTGACAGCATGCAGAAAGAATTACTACCGATTTCAACAATTGTTACACCGAACTTAGTTGAAGCGGGTAACTTAGCTGGCATGAAAACACCTAAAACAGTTGAAGAAGTAAAAGAAGCGGCTAAAAAGATTTACGAATACGGCCCTAAATACGTCGTCATTAAAGGTGGTACAGACCTTCAAGTCGATGAAGCACTGGACATCTTCTACGACGGTGAAAGCTTCTACGGATTATATGCAGATAAATTAGAAAAAGCATATAACCACGGTGCAGGATGTACATTCGCTGCAGCAGTTGCATCGAACTTTACGAATGGATTAGAACCACTTGAAGCGGTTAAAGCAGCAAAAGCATTCGTCGCATCGGCAATTAAGCACGGTTCACAAATGAACGAACACGTTGGAGTTGTCAGACACAACGCATACAATAAAGTTGGTACAGTAGACGTACAAGTGAAACCACTATAA
- the tadA gene encoding tRNA adenosine(34) deaminase TadA — translation MSHEKYMQQAIIEAKKAAEIGEVPIGAVIVKDDEIIARAHNLRETSQQPTAHAELLAIESACEALGTFRLEECTLYVTLEPCVMCSGVIIMSRIPTVVYGASDKKGGTVDSLMHLLNEKRFNHQAEVVAGVLADECGQMLTDFFKELRANKKRKRLK, via the coding sequence ATGAGTCACGAAAAATATATGCAACAAGCAATTATAGAAGCTAAAAAAGCAGCGGAGATTGGTGAAGTACCAATCGGAGCAGTCATCGTAAAAGATGACGAAATCATCGCTCGCGCACATAACTTACGTGAAACATCACAGCAACCGACAGCCCACGCGGAACTTCTTGCGATAGAATCCGCATGTGAAGCGCTCGGCACATTCAGGCTCGAAGAGTGTACACTTTATGTGACACTCGAGCCGTGCGTTATGTGCAGCGGGGTGATTATAATGAGCCGTATCCCAACTGTCGTTTACGGAGCGTCTGACAAAAAAGGCGGCACAGTCGACAGTTTAATGCATTTACTGAATGAGAAGCGGTTCAATCACCAAGCAGAAGTAGTTGCTGGTGTTTTAGCAGATGAATGTGGACAGATGCTCACAGACTTTTTTAAAGAGTTGAGAGCGAATAAAAAACGAAAACGCCTTAAGTGA
- a CDS encoding NAD-dependent epimerase/dehydratase family protein, which yields MEKFLVTGALGQIGTELVVRLREMYGEENVLPTDIRMPERGPMVGKSFEILDVTDKERVMEVVEAFQPDSILHLAALLSATAEENPELAWHINMGGLFNTIEAARIYGTQYFTPSSIGSFGPSTPKDNTPQHTLMRPTTMYGVNKVAGELLLDYYYTKFGLDTRSVRFPGLISFMQEPGGGTTDYAVEIYFDAIRKGEYTSFIDKGTYMDMMFMDDAIDAIIDLLHADPEKLKTRNAFNVSAMSIEPEMVAESIRKHIPDFKLNYDVDPVRQGIAESWPNSLDCSEAKEQWDFNPKYDLDKMTEVMLKNIKVKVTEQ from the coding sequence GTGGAAAAGTTTTTAGTGACTGGAGCTTTAGGACAAATTGGGACCGAACTCGTCGTACGTTTAAGAGAAATGTACGGCGAAGAAAATGTGTTACCAACGGATATTCGTATGCCAGAACGTGGACCGATGGTCGGCAAATCGTTTGAGATTTTAGATGTGACAGATAAAGAACGCGTTATGGAGGTCGTTGAAGCGTTCCAGCCGGATTCGATTCTCCATTTAGCGGCGTTACTCAGTGCGACTGCTGAAGAAAATCCAGAGCTCGCTTGGCATATTAATATGGGCGGCTTATTTAACACGATTGAAGCGGCTCGTATTTATGGTACGCAGTACTTTACACCAAGCTCGATAGGAAGTTTTGGTCCGAGCACGCCTAAAGATAATACACCACAGCACACACTGATGCGTCCGACGACGATGTACGGTGTGAACAAAGTGGCAGGAGAACTTCTTTTAGATTATTACTACACGAAGTTCGGGCTCGATACACGTTCTGTACGTTTCCCTGGTTTAATTAGCTTTATGCAAGAGCCGGGTGGCGGAACGACAGACTACGCGGTCGAAATTTATTTCGATGCGATTCGTAAGGGCGAGTACACGTCCTTTATCGACAAAGGGACTTACATGGATATGATGTTTATGGATGATGCAATCGATGCGATTATCGACTTATTACATGCAGATCCAGAAAAATTAAAAACGCGTAACGCGTTTAACGTTTCAGCGATGAGTATTGAACCTGAAATGGTTGCAGAGTCGATTCGTAAACACATTCCAGATTTTAAACTGAATTATGATGTTGACCCTGTGCGCCAAGGGATTGCAGAGTCATGGCCAAACTCACTCGATTGTAGTGAAGCAAAAGAGCAGTGGGATTTTAATCCGAAATATGATTTAGATAAAATGACAGAAGTGATGCTTAAAAACATCAAAGTAAAAGTGACAGAGCAGTAG
- a CDS encoding DUF423 domain-containing protein yields the protein MRMLIILGAVNALISVAAGAFGAHGLEGKLSEHYLEVWETACRYQMYHALGLILLGVLNGVTGTTMFNAAGIVMFIGILLFAGSLFVLSTTGIGILGAITPIGGVMFIASWIMVIVQILKVKM from the coding sequence ATGAGAATGTTAATTATACTCGGTGCAGTGAATGCACTCATCAGTGTCGCTGCAGGTGCGTTTGGCGCACACGGTTTAGAAGGAAAGTTATCCGAACATTATCTAGAAGTGTGGGAGACAGCGTGTAGATATCAAATGTACCATGCACTCGGTCTGATTTTACTCGGTGTATTAAACGGCGTAACAGGAACTACAATGTTTAATGCAGCAGGAATCGTGATGTTCATTGGGATTCTATTATTTGCAGGATCGCTATTTGTTTTATCGACAACAGGTATCGGTATCCTCGGCGCGATTACACCAATCGGAGGCGTGATGTTTATCGCGTCATGGATCATGGTAATCGTCCAAATTTTAAAAGTGAAGATGTAA
- a CDS encoding uracil-DNA glycosylase — translation MNWSECFKLIKQKCDFTELKTVLEEKYRDGVVYPKRDEIYRAFQLTPFQDVKVVILGQDPYHGENQAYGLAFSVRPGVTVPPSLRNMYKELENDLGIKRTDGDLSDWAREGVLLLNTVLTVDAHKANSHRGIGWECFTDSIIETLSNERDGLVFILWGNPAKKKIKLIDTSKHKVITGVHPSPLAANRGGFFGTNPYSRANAYLIEQGKAPVDWSEQFEKKGH, via the coding sequence ATGAATTGGTCAGAGTGTTTTAAATTAATTAAACAAAAATGTGATTTTACAGAGCTTAAAACAGTGCTCGAAGAAAAATATCGTGACGGTGTTGTTTATCCTAAACGAGATGAAATATATCGTGCGTTTCAGTTAACGCCGTTTCAAGACGTGAAAGTCGTCATACTTGGGCAAGATCCGTACCACGGTGAGAACCAAGCATATGGACTCGCCTTTAGTGTGCGACCTGGCGTGACGGTGCCGCCGAGTCTACGAAATATGTACAAAGAACTTGAAAATGATCTTGGTATAAAACGTACAGACGGTGACCTTTCAGATTGGGCGCGTGAAGGGGTGCTACTGTTAAACACTGTGTTAACTGTCGACGCACATAAAGCTAACTCACACCGCGGCATCGGCTGGGAGTGTTTCACTGACTCAATTATCGAAACGCTAAGTAACGAACGTGACGGTCTCGTGTTTATTTTATGGGGAAATCCCGCAAAGAAGAAAATAAAGTTAATCGATACGTCAAAACATAAAGTTATCACCGGCGTGCATCCGAGTCCGCTCGCTGCAAATAGAGGTGGATTTTTCGGGACGAATCCGTATAGTAGGGCGAACGCGTACTTAATCGAACAAGGAAAAGCGCCAGTAGATTGGAGTGAACAGTTTGAGAAAAAAGGTCATTAA
- the folE2 gene encoding GTP cyclohydrolase FolE2: MTNIDLSNREARYKHFGSVDPIKGTKPKTKEEMADLQNTKKDFLFDVQSVGINNLTYPVRVGNYQSVGNFELATSLRRDEKGINMSRILESLQTQNDGGILLEFDTLEKVLAVLKERMNQESSELTVESTWFFNKPSPGTELDAVAHADVRYHMEYTDDAVTKTQFGMTASVTTLCPCSKEISEYSAHNQRGFITVLLDIDKNEEVPADYKEIVYRALEINASSQLYPILKRTDEKMVTERAYENPRFVEDLIRLVAYDIHDLPWVKAFEIECRNEESIHQHDAFSRMRFEK, from the coding sequence ATGACGAATATAGATCTTTCAAATCGCGAAGCGCGATATAAACACTTTGGTTCGGTCGATCCAATTAAAGGGACAAAGCCAAAAACGAAAGAAGAAATGGCCGACTTACAGAATACGAAAAAAGACTTTCTCTTTGACGTACAATCTGTCGGTATCAATAACCTGACGTACCCTGTTCGAGTTGGAAATTATCAATCTGTTGGGAATTTCGAACTCGCAACGAGCTTACGACGAGACGAAAAAGGAATCAACATGAGCCGAATTTTAGAGTCGTTACAAACTCAAAATGACGGCGGAATTCTACTTGAATTTGATACGCTAGAAAAAGTACTCGCAGTACTAAAAGAACGTATGAACCAAGAATCATCTGAACTCACTGTCGAGTCCACATGGTTCTTTAACAAACCGTCACCTGGCACTGAACTTGATGCGGTAGCACACGCGGACGTACGTTATCATATGGAATATACGGATGACGCTGTGACAAAAACACAGTTCGGTATGACAGCAAGCGTCACGACGCTATGCCCATGTTCAAAAGAAATCAGTGAGTATAGCGCGCACAACCAGCGCGGGTTTATAACTGTGCTTCTAGATATCGATAAAAACGAAGAAGTACCTGCTGATTACAAAGAAATCGTCTACCGAGCGTTAGAAATTAACGCATCGAGTCAGCTGTACCCGATTTTAAAAAGAACAGATGAAAAAATGGTCACAGAACGCGCGTATGAAAATCCACGTTTCGTTGAAGACCTCATTCGCCTCGTCGCATACGATATTCATGATTTACCATGGGTTAAGGCATTTGAAATCGAGTGCCGCAACGAAGAAAGCATCCACCAACACGATGCATTCAGCCGTATGAGATTTGAGAAATAA